Proteins encoded by one window of Anopheles maculipalpis chromosome 2RL, idAnoMacuDA_375_x, whole genome shotgun sequence:
- the LOC126558922 gene encoding proteasome assembly chaperone 2, producing MFSFKEEIDLTNFTFIVPSVSVGNVPQLAVDAVIETLRLEPIGMLWSPALIPIVGAPAFDHTSNDTLTTTAELYISQTDRVLVLQIRAPLVGPLRQTFLDQLSDFVRDRKLSRVVVLASSFSHEKSGIHQYRYVANELYEQTPVAKHLKIACCSKHAGGVIHGGGFASKLLEALTVRSVPAVVLFMYVSEGDNTREGLLLASVLNSIIGDALLSVPELYGFRGPSSWKHLFGSTHPRALY from the coding sequence ATGTTCTCGTTCAAAGAAGAGATCGATCTTACCAACTTTACATTTATTGTGCCGTCCGTTAGTGTGGGAAACGTTCCGCAGCTTGCTGTCGATGCCGTTATCGAAACGCTGCGACTCGAACCGATCGGAATGCTGTGGTCCCCGGCACTGATACCCATCGTCGGTGCACCAGCATTTGACCACACCAGCAACGACACGCTTACTACTACGGCCGAGCTATACATCTCGCAGACAGACAGGGTGCTGGTGTTGCAGATACGTGCACCATTGGTTGGTCCACTCCGACAGACATTCCTGGACCAGTTGAGCGATTTTGTGCGTGATCGTAAATTGTCAAGAGTGGTCGTTCTGGCCAGCTCTTTCTCGCACGAAAAGTCCGGCATACATCAATACCGGTACGTTGCAAACGAACTGTACGAACAAACGCCGGTTGCCAAGCATCTGAAGATAGCATGCTGCTCAAAGCATGCAGGAGGTGTTATACATGGAGGAGGATTTGCATCGAAGCTACTGGAAGCTCTCACTGTCCGCAGTGTACCGGCCGTAGTGCTCTTTATGTACGTTTCGGAGGGTGACAACACGAGGGAAGGGCTACTGCTCGCAAGCGTGCTAAATTCAATCATCGGCGATGCATTGCTGTCGGTGCCCGAATTGTACGGCTTCCGAGGGCCTAGCTCGTGGAAGCATTTGTTCGGCAGCACACATCCGAGAGCgttgtattga
- the LOC126557374 gene encoding WD and tetratricopeptide repeats protein 1 — translation MKPKQPYGNSSNVTKILTGRAYWDMEHVLRKRLRTAPQFVDNIELEAELRGHNGCVNCLQWSDNGQILASASDDFHVMLWDPFRHKQLHDLLTPHEGNIFSVKFLPKRNNSLLVTGAGDCKTYVFDINRQNDTPIRHCSCHGQRVKRLATSPRNAHMFWSAGEDGLVLQHDIRQPHVCRGQDANVLIDLRSYVYAAPEVKCIAINPQRPEQLAIGANDIYARLYDRRMISLGKLDKSTNVVSDAASNGTTTESIPRDGCVKYFCPGHLGSKYQAAHQLGDIYQYKAVTYLTFSPDGSELLANMGTDHIYLYDVTHPRHPLFLELPKFPSSPPNGSTNASECGGTEAQTSVGTEKTKHKFPPDVEQLKKEGNASLEKDQFLQAINKYTQAIQKVNGKDCAIFYLNRATALMKRGWYGDVYAAVRDCHTALRLDPHYVKAHFRLAKALLKLEKLKEALICLEELIRRFPSYAKNPGILMLEKDIGIEMEKASQRSVSRRSSEVENESYAEKEKYWRTLAMDYEQRYIGHCNTKTDIKEANYFGDSNYIVAGSDDGNFFIWNRHTGIIHSIYQADELIVNCVQPHPFTCMLATSGIDHEVRLWSPQSPEKPAMRRMTNVDIVVDDNQTHMQIDPFDSIAPDQAICRAS, via the exons ATGAAACCGAAGCAACCGTACGGAAACTCGTCAAACGTGACGAAAATACTAACCGGTCGAGCCTACTGGGATATGGAGCATGTGCTCCGGAAGCGGCTGCGAACGGCCCCACAGTTCGTCGATAACATCGAGCTGGAAGCGGAACTGCGCGGCCACAACGGATGCGTGAACTGTTTGCAGTGGAGCGATAATGGGCAAATTCTAGCTTCCGCATCGGACGATTTCCATGTGATGCTGTGGGATCCGTTTCGTCACAAGCAGCTGCACGATCTGCTGACACCGCACGAGGGTAACATTTTTTCCGTAAAG TTCCTGCCGAAGCGAAACAATTCCCTCCTGGTTACCGGAGCCGGCGATTGCAAGACGTACGTGTTCGATATCAACCGACAAAATGATACCCCGATCCGGCACTGCAGTTGCCACGGGCAGCGCGTCAAACGTttggccacctcgccgcgtAATGCACACATGTTCTGGTCGGCCGGCGAGGATGGGCTCGTGCTGCAGCATGATATACGCCAACCGCACGTTTGCCGCGGACAGGATGCGAACGTACTGATCGATCTGCGAAGCTACGTGTACGCAGCGCCGGAAGTGAAATGTATCGCTATCAACCCACAGCGTCCCGAGCAGCTAGCTATTGGTGCAAATGATATATACGCTCGGCTTTACGATCGGCGGATGATTTCACTAGGCAAG CTCGATAAGAGTACGAATGTGGTAAGTGACGCTGCTTCCAATGGAACTACGACGGAAAGTATCCCGCGGGATGGTTGTGTGAAGTATTTCTGTCCCGGGCATTTGGGTAGCAAATATCAAGCCGCCCATCAGTTGGGTGATATTTATCAGTACAAAGCAGTCACTTACCTCACATTTAGTCCGGATGGCTCGGAGCTGCTCGCTAACATGGGCACGGACCATATTTATCTGTACGATGTTACCCATCCGCGGCATCCACTG TTTCTAGAATTGCCAAAGTTCCCGAGTAGCCCACCAAACGGCAGTACGAATGCGAGCGAATGTGGTGGAACAGAAGCACAGACATCTGTTGGGACcgagaaaacgaaacacaagtTCCCGCCAGATGTGGAGCAGCTGAAAAAGGAAGGCAATGCAAGCCTAGAGAAGGATCAGTTCCTGCAGGCGATCAATAAATACACGCAAGCGATACAGAAAGTAAACGGGAAGGATTGTGCGATATTTTACCTAAATCGTGCAACGGCTCTGATGAAGCGAGGATG GTACGGCGATGTGTATGCTGCAGTTCGCGACTGTCACACAGCGTTGCGACTGGATCCACACTACGTGAAAGCTCATTTCCGGTTGGCCAAAGCACTGCTCAAGCTGGAAAAGCTAAAGGAGGCACTGATCTGCCTAGAAGAACTGATACGACGGTTTCCTTCGTACGCAAAGAATCCCGGCATCCTAATGCTCGAAAAGGACATTGGGATTGAGATGGAAAAGGCAAGCCAACGGTCAGTGTCCAGACGAAGTTCGGAAGTTGAGAACGAAAGTTATGctgaaaaggaaaag TACTGGCGAACGTTGGCAATGGACTATGAGCAGCGTTATATCGGTCATTGCAATACGAAGACGGACATTAAGGAGGCAAATTATTTCGGTGATTCAAATTACATCGTAGCCGG ATCCGACGATGGTAACTTCTTCATCTGGAACCGACACACCGGCATCATTCACTCCATCTATCAAGCGGACGAGCTTATTGTTAACTGCGTGCAGCCACATCCGTTCACCTGCATGCTGGCGACGAGTGGCATCGATCATGAGGTCCGGCTCTGGTCACCACAATCGCCGGAAAAGCCGGCCATGCGGCGGATGACAAATGTCGACATCGTGGTAGACGACAATCAGACCCACATGCAGATCGATCCGTTCGATTCGATTGCACCGGACCAGGCGATCTGTCGGGCTAGTTAG
- the LOC126557245 gene encoding conserved oligomeric Golgi complex subunit 2, giving the protein MEEKPAPQIGSGGELFSLPAGPATLCFDKNEFMKKTFSVDEFLHENRNAGSLEIIRDDLGLYLKVLRSAMIELINQDYADFVDLSANLIGLDQQIGAIEGPLKKLREEVDQVKGALEASMSEIASCLEQKKLLRSYKKSLQSLGRAQASLNKLEGMLLLSERKDPFDATLLERAALESIQLQFNSKFCHSFLDDSKRQLAQDLWNELLDRLKSYFLHALNQPESKELERCLRIYCTLDECCTAEEVFRGEIVAPFMNRVISETSLQNSPQGLTGIYNQILDFVSMHMKQLCQLTKRNGKVKGYSFIVNSFWAEVERRMETNMSSIFAPGNPDAFYQKYKCTLEFLERIELIIDDADDVAQFKAHAQYRSFQLRWNLPVYYQIRFQEIGAELEANCNEPAASQRQLAKTISASQFNVGQFSVALTAISRCWQDGIFLPQLFHRFLKLTLQILARLSVWCGEVTRSTPKQQQDGGSEDGTERVRFMVAMYSDLRNIELKIPSIVNLVAEKGPSITSRTELESVIGESGTIFGDRRSQLQRLIVQELITASIPQLRQVSDIPRLYRKTNRDVPSRCCSYVEQVLAPTGTFRKNYETIIGEEAMRDFLTAVYNHVTVQYYQMIDEVLTSVQKTEESLRRLKNLRDRSGTAAASTTTTNTTDRVAPTDDDKIRLQLQEDVMHYVRFVEKQVAISRQDVNQLPQLIQLVEDAIKGRSVSEQTQ; this is encoded by the exons ATGGAGGAAAAGCCAGCCCCGCAGATCGGCAGCGGTGGCGAGCTGTTTAGCTTACCGGCTGGTCCGGCAACATTATGCTTCGACAAGAACGAATTCATGAAG AAAACGTTCTCGGTCGATGAGTTTCTGCACGAGAACCGAAATGCCGGCAGTTTGGAAATCATCCGCGATGATCTGGGCCTCTATCTGAAAGTGCTCCGATCAGCCATGATCGAACTGATCAATCAGGATTACGCAGACTTTGTCGATCTTTCGGCGAACCTTATCGGGCTGGATCAGCAGATTGGTGCCATCGAGGGACCGTTGAAAAAGTTGCGCGAAGAGGTAGACCAGGTGAAGGGCGCACTAGAGGCCAGTATGAGCGAGATTGCCAGCTGTCTCGAGCAGAAAAAGCTGTTACGGTCGTACAAAAAATCGCTTCAAAGTCTGGGCAGGGCGCAAGCTTCGCTAAACAAGCTAGAAGGCATGCTGTTGCTGAGCGAAAGGAAAGATCCGTTCGATGCTACGCTGCTTGAGCGAGCGGCACTTGAGTCGATCCAGCTGCAATTTAACAGTAAATTCTGTCACAGCTTCCTCGATGACAGCAAGCGACAACTCGCCCAAGACCTGTGGAACGAGCTGCTGGATCGCTTAAAAAGTTACTTTTTGCATGCACTGAACCAACCGGAATCGAAGGAGCTGGAACGCTGTCTTCGTATATACTGCACGCTGGATGAGTGCTGCACGGCGGAGGAAGTTTTTCGTGGCGAAATTGTAGCTCCCTTTATGAACCGTGTCATCTCGGAAACGAGTCTGCAGAACTCTCCACAAGGTTTGACCGGTATTTACAACCAGATACTGGACTTTGTGTCGATGCACATGAAACAACTGTGCCAGTTAACGAAACGCAACGGAAAGGTTAAGGGCTACAGTTTCATTGTGAACAGCTTTTGGGCGGAAGTTGAGCGACGCATGGAAACAAACATGTCATCCATCTTTGCTCCCGGTAATCCGGATGCCTTCTATCAGAAGTATAAATGCACGCTCGAGTTTCTGGAGCGCATCGAGCTGATCATCGACGATGCGGATGATGTGGCCCAGTTCAAGGCACACGCACAGTATCGCAGCTTTCAACTGCGCTGGAATCTGCCGGTTTACTACCAGATACGGTTCCAGGAGATTGGTGCCGAGCTGGAGGCTAACTGCAATGAACCGGCAGCCTCGCAACGGCAGCTGGCAAAAACTATTTCCGCATCACAGTTTAATGTAGGCCAATTTTCCGTAGCCCTGACGGCCATATCGCGATGCTGGCAGGATGGTATATTTTTGCCACAGCTGTTCCATCGGTTCCTTAAGCTCACGCTGCAGATTCTTGCACGGCTTAGTGTATGGTGTGGAGAAGTGACCCGTTCCACTCCAAAGCAACAACAGGACGGTGGTTCTGAAGATGGAACGGAACGAGTCCGATTCATGGTAGCAATGTATTCTGACTTACGAAACATCGAACTAAAAATTCCTTCAATCGTGAACCTTGTCGCGGAGAAGGGCCCAAGCATAACGTCTCGCACTGAGCTTGAATCGGTTATCGGCGAAAGTGGAACGATATTTGGCGATAGGCGTTCTCAGTTGCAGCGTTTGATTGTGCAGGAATTGATCACGGCCAGCATACCACAGCTCCGGCAAGTAAGTGACATTCCGCGACTGTACCGGAAGACGAATCGTGACGTACCGAGCCGATGCTGCTCATATGTAGAGCAGGTCCTAGCACCAACTGGTACGTTCCGGAAGAATTATGAGACCATCATCGGAGAGGAAGCGATGCGCGATTTCCTAACCGCCGTCTACAACCACGTGACAGTGCA ATACTACCAAATGATCGACGAAGTATTAACCTCCGTACAAAAGACGGAAGAATCATTGAGACGGTTAAAAAATCTTCGCGATCGCTCGGGAACGGCTGCGGCGTCAACGACAACCACAAACACTACCGATCGCGTAGCACCCACGGATGATGATAAAATTCGACTACAGCTGCAGGAGGACGTCATGCACTACGTACGGTTTGTTGAGAAACAGGTAGCGATTTCCCGCCAAGACGTTAACCAGCTGCCCCAACTGATCCAGCTGGTCGAGGACGCTATAAAAGGACGATCCGTTAGTGAGCAAACACAGTAA
- the LOC126558613 gene encoding dnaJ homolog subfamily C member 17 — MVDVKKFSDIDIYGLLEVDIAATEQEIRKAYRKKALQCHPDKNPDNPKAAQLFQELSKALEILMDASARSAYDRLLNAKKAAQLRTKQLDSKRQKLKADLEERERRAKEVATGGYKTASNKTSEELFQEEFERLRKEGSKLIQEEQELMRRQLQEELRMMQTASVPSWDSAQHRIKIRWKAEKSDTTNGGYTEEILRKFLSKYGDMVALVMSPRKNGSALVEFRTKEASEMAMSYEKGRLDNPCTLEWIGEAPAQGKSKAKAGGGAGSTITDRDYESLVLRQLRQAEERKRLIEQMMKEEAESADGEPVQ; from the exons ATGGTGGACGTGAAAAAGTTTAGTGATATCGACATTTACGGCCTGCTGGAGGTGGACATAGCGGCCACAGAACAAGAG ATCCGTAAAGCCTACCGTAAAAAAGCGCTACAATGCCATCCGGACAAAAATCCCGACAACCCAAAGGCAGCTCAACTCTTCCAGGAGCTTTCAAAGGCGCTGGAAATTTTGATGGACGCTTCCGCACGCTCTGCCTACGACCGACTGCTGAATGCGAAGAAAGCCGCCCAGCTCAGAACGAAACAGTTAGACAGCAAACGGCAGAAGCTAAAAGCCGACCTAGAGGAACGTGAAAGAAGGGCAAAGGAAGTGGCCACCGGAGGCTACAAAACGGCGAGCAACAAAACATCCGAAGAATTGTTCCAGGAAGAATTCGAACGGCTGCGCAAGGAAGGCTCAAAGTTAATACAGGAAGAGCAAGAGCTTATGCGCCGACAGCTCCAGGAAGAACTACGCATGATGCAAACGGCCAGTGTACCAAGTTGGGATTCGGCACAGCACCGGATTAAGATCCGTTGGAAAGCTGAGAAGAGCGATACCACCAACGGTGGCTATACAGAAGAAATCTTGCGCAAATTTCTCTCAAAATATGGTGATATGGTTGCGCTCGTGATGAGTCCACGAAAGAATGGAAGCGCATTGGTCGAGTTCCGCACGAAAGAAGCTTCCGAGATGGCGATGTCGTACGAGAAAGGCCGGCTAGATAATCCTTGCACGTTAGAATGGATCGGAGAAGCACCGGCACAGGGcaaatcgaaagcaaaagccggtggtggtgctggaagTACCATCACAGATCGAGACTATGAAAGTTTAGTGTTACGACAGTTACGACAAGCAGAAGAGCGGAAACGATTGATTGAACAGATGATGAAGGAAGAGGCCGAATCGGCAGACGGTGAACCCGTACAGTAA